From the genome of Adhaeribacter pallidiroseus:
CTTTCTGCTAGCCGGAAACCTCTTTTTAGCCTAAATTTTTAATTCATAATTTCTGATTTTTAATTCGGCGGAGCACTGGCTGAATGTTTTAGAATAAGCGTCTGGTTTGAAAGAATTATAAATCGAACAACGAACAACTAATAACGACCAACTACTTATGGCTACCGAATACCACATTAACTATCATACGCACAATAGATACGATGCTCCGGTTACCGAAGCTTTTTTCGAGTTTTTAGTAGCGCCTTGCCAAGACAATACGCAGAAAGTAAGCAGTCTTACGTTTAGCAATTCGCTGGGGCAGGAGTTATACACGCACGGCAATCCTTTTAATTTTAACATTCATTGCCTGCGGTCTACGAAACACTTTAGCGATTTTAAATTTTCGATGAAGGCGACCGTGGAAAAAAGCCAACCCTGGTTTGCGGTAAACTCTTTGCCTTTTGCGGAGGAGCAAGCTATTTTGGCCGATCGTAAATTTTACATCGATCACCACCTGTACCTGGGCTTTACCCGTTTCACGAGTATTTTAGAATCTTACCACAGTCGACTTTTAAATCGTCCATTAAAACAACCGGTGTTTGACTATCTCACAAAATTAAACCAATATGTATACGAGTTGCTGGAGTTTGATCCGGTACCTACCAATGTACATACTACGGCCAGCGAAGTGTTTCATTTAGGAAAAGGCGTTTGCCAGGATTACACCCATTTGTTCTTGTCTATTGCCCGGCTCAACCGCATTCCTTGCCGCTATGTGTCGGGTTATTTAAACCAGGGCGGTAACCTGGTGGGCTCGGCGGTGATGCACGCCTGGGTAGAAGCCTTTATCCCGGGTTACGGTTGGTTTGGCTTCGACCCCACCAATAACCTTTTAGCCGGCATCGACCATATAAAAGCCGCGCACGGGGTAGATTACAGCGATTGTAGTCCAATTCGGGGAATTCTCAAAACCCAGGGCCAAAACCATACCTCGTACTACGTAGATGTGTTGGTCAATCAAATGCAGGAATCGGCGCAGCAGCAGTAAAATGAGATTAAAATGATTATTGTTCGCATAGCTAGGTTTCTAATTTCGATGCAACCCAGCTGATTCCTTAAAATTTAAAAAAACTACTTTTTTACTTTCAAAGATTCTTTCCAAACAGGTACAAAATCATACGTCGGGTAAAACTCGGTGGTAAAGGCTCCCCAGGCGCCTTGTTCAATAGCCAGGTTTAAGGTTCTGAGCTGTGATGCCGGAATTTTAACTGTTACTACCTGCCCAATGCCCATCATTACGTACCACGAAATTACCCGTGCCGATTTGGGCGGAAACTTTTCCCGGAATTTATTTACCGCCTGAATTTTATTCAACGAGTCCAGATTTTTATCCTGCTGGTGTTTCAGGAAAATAGAAATTAAAATACTATCGTTGGGAGTGGTCGGCGGCTTTTGAGCAGATGCAGTAAAAGCAAATAAACAGAAAAGGGAACAAGTTATAAACACGTTCATTTTTTTAAAATTAAAGAAGAAAAAGCACTGTATAGTAGGTAGAAGCATTGGGTTTTTAAAATTATACTG
Proteins encoded in this window:
- a CDS encoding transglutaminase-like domain-containing protein, which gives rise to MATEYHINYHTHNRYDAPVTEAFFEFLVAPCQDNTQKVSSLTFSNSLGQELYTHGNPFNFNIHCLRSTKHFSDFKFSMKATVEKSQPWFAVNSLPFAEEQAILADRKFYIDHHLYLGFTRFTSILESYHSRLLNRPLKQPVFDYLTKLNQYVYELLEFDPVPTNVHTTASEVFHLGKGVCQDYTHLFLSIARLNRIPCRYVSGYLNQGGNLVGSAVMHAWVEAFIPGYGWFGFDPTNNLLAGIDHIKAAHGVDYSDCSPIRGILKTQGQNHTSYYVDVLVNQMQESAQQQ